The Pirellulales bacterium sequence GGCGTACGCCGCGGGTGGGCTGCCCGCCGCCGTGAGTGAGAATGCAGTTGTGCTGTTGCCAGAACTTGTCTTCGTTGAAGCGCCGCCAGACGGTTCCCTTTTCGACGTGCAGCACGAATTTGGCGCTGCATTTTTTGAACTGAATGACGTGCGGCTCGACGATCGACGGCACCTGGTAGCCGGCCGAGCCCATGCGTCCGCAGTCGATCTCGTCGCCCGAGTCGATGAGGGTGATGGGGCCAGCGCAGCCGCCCCCTTCCTTGGCGAAGAGGTGTAGTTCTTCGCGTAGCGCGTTCAAGGTCACTTCGACATCTTCGATGATGGTGTCGCACTCGCCTTGCTCGTCGAAGGTGTGCTCCTTGGTCCCTTCGATCGTGTGCTTGAGCAGGTAGTAGAGACCGCGGAGGCTGGTGGTCTTGCCTTGCTCGATGAGTTGCTTCGAGCCACTGGCGACCAGCATAGTTTGCATGTAGCTCTTGGCCTGCGAGAGGTTGAAGAGCTGGCGGCGGGTGGTGTTCTTGCCCATCTCGATGAAGCGCTTGGACTTGTTGAACTTGACGTTCGACAAGGTGCGGCTGGGGATATCGAGATAGGGATCGCGTTTTTTGTCGGCGGCGACGA is a genomic window containing:
- a CDS encoding DNA topoisomerase IV subunit A, whose translation is MAKKAKPAAKAAAPKVKLNERDTKTMGQIHGLADGVVVAADKKRDPYLDIPSRTLSNVKFNKSKRFIEMGKNTTRRQLFNLSQAKSYMQTMLVASGSKQLIEQGKTTSLRGLYYLLKHTIEGTKEHTFDEQGECDTIIEDVEVTLNALREELHLFAKEGGGCAGPITLIDSGDEIDCGRMGSAGYQVPSIVEPHVIQFKKCSAKFVLHVEKGTVWRRFNEDKFWQQHNCILTHGGGQPTRGVRRLLHRFHYELGLPVYCLLDNDPWGYYIYSVIKQGSINLAFESQRMAVPSAKYLGLRSIDYDRCELSTSVQIRLNDTDIKRAKQIAAYPWFADKRPWQKEIEQMLKNGFKLEVESLISKNISYVSEEYVPARLAAQDWLD